The genomic interval GAGTCGGGCCGATCGCCTCGGCTCCCGATGTCTTGACCGCCTTCCAGGGAGACTTCTCCTCGAGGTAGCGGTTCGTTCCCCGGACCATCTGCAGCGTCTCTTCGATGGCGGCATGGAGCTTGAGCTGCCCGATCTGGATCGGGACGTCCTCGGCGGTCTGCCGGGCGATGGCCGAGAGCCGCTCCTCCGCTTCCCCGGGCGTTCCGGGGCCCGGCATGATCGCTCCGAAGTAGTTCTGCACCATCCGCTCCACGCGGTTCAGGCAGTTGCCCAGGTCGTTCGCGAGATCCGAGTTGATGCGGGAGACGAGCGCCTCCTCCGTGAAGTTCGCGTCCTGGCCCAGGACCATGTCGCGCATCAGGAAGTAGCGGAAGGCGTCGTGCCCGTATCGATCGGCCATCTCGATCGGCTTGACGACGTTGCCGAGGCTCTTCGACATCTTGGTGTCGGCGAGGAGCCACCAGCCATGCGCGAGAATCGTCCGGGGAAGCGGCAGGCCCGCGCTCTTCAACATCGTTGGCCAGTAGACGGCGTGGGTCGTGATGATGTCCTTGCCCATGAGGTGGACGTCGGCGGGCCACCACGGGGATCCGTCCGGCCGCTTGCGGTCGATGACGGCGCTGTAGTAGTTCACCAGGGCGTCGAGCCACACGTAGATCACGTAGTCGGGGTCGAAGGAGAGCGGGATCCCCCACTCGAGCCGGCTCTTGGGGCGGCTGATACAGAGGTCCTCGAGCGGCTTGCGGAGGAACCCGAGGATCTCGTTGCGCCGCGTCTCGGGGACGATGAACTCGGGATGCGTCTCGATGTGACCGACGAGCCAGTCCTGATAGCGCGACATCTTGAAGAAGTAGTTGCGTTCGGAGAGGGTCGAGGTCTCCCGCTGGCACAGGGGGCACAGGTTTCCCGGCAGAAGGTCCTTCTCCGTCCAGAATCGCTCGTCGGGGACGCAATACCAGCCTTCGTAGACGCTGTCGTAGATGTCGCCCGACGCGCGGATCCGCTCGACGAACTCATGGACGACCTTCTTGTGCCGCGC from Candidatus Eisenbacteria bacterium carries:
- the metG gene encoding methionine--tRNA ligase; amino-acid sequence: MPSRSSFYVTTPIYYVNDEPHIGHAYTTVLADVISRFHRLMGEETFFLTGLDEHGQKVQTAARERGLDPQAHCDEMATRFGRLWDRLEIRNDDFIRTTEARHKKVVHEFVERIRASGDIYDSVYEGWYCVPDERFWTEKDLLPGNLCPLCQRETSTLSERNYFFKMSRYQDWLVGHIETHPEFIVPETRRNEILGFLRKPLEDLCISRPKSRLEWGIPLSFDPDYVIYVWLDALVNYYSAVIDRKRPDGSPWWPADVHLMGKDIITTHAVYWPTMLKSAGLPLPRTILAHGWWLLADTKMSKSLGNVVKPIEMADRYGHDAFRYFLMRDMVLGQDANFTEEALVSRINSDLANDLGNCLNRVERMVQNYFGAIMPGPGTPGEAEERLSAIARQTAEDVPIQIGQLKLHAAIEETLQMVRGTNRYLEEKSPWKAVKTSGAEAIGPTLWTAAEALRLAASLLSPVMPAKCGEILHRLGILDDARSLIDRPLSHDRIAWGLLEAGVAIRPGPPLFPRIET